The bacterium genome includes the window GCCCAGGCTCTCGGCGTAGCCGGCGTGTAGCTCGAGCTCCTCCGGCACCCCGTCTATCAGCCGGTGGGATACGACGACCAGGCCGAGGTTGTCGGCGCACTTGGCAGCCGCCACGCAGTAGGTGCGGAGGAAAGAGCGCAGGAAAAAGGCATCTTGCGTCGTCGGGTTCCCAAGGTTCTTTTACAGTGAAGAGCTAGCGGCGCCAGGCCAGGATCTTCTCGAAAAGCCGGCCGACACGAGGGGTCAGCCGTGTGCGGTTGTAGGCGTCGCCGGCTCTCTTGATGACCTCCGCCTGGGTCGGGTAGGGGTGAATCGTCCGAGCCAAGGTGTCGAGGCCCTTGCCGGCGACCATGGCCAAGGTGATCTCGGAGATCAGATCGCCCCCGTTGCGGGCAACGACGGTTGCCCCGAGGATCCGGCCGGTGCCCTTCCTGACGTGCACCTTGAGAAACCCCTGGTCGTCTCCGTCCAGGATGGCCCGATCGACACCGCTCATGTCCACACGGAAAGTGTCGATGGCGATCCCACGCTCCTTGGCTTCGCTCTCGTAGAGGCCCACGTGCCCCACCTCAGGCATCGTGTAGGTCGCCCAGGGGATCTTCAAGGCGCTCACTTTCGAGCGACCGAAGAAAAGGGCGTTCTGTATGACGATCCGGGCCATCGCATCGGCCGCGTGAGTGAACTTGAACGCGGAGCAGACATCCCCGGCGGCGTGGATGCGGCGGTTGGTCGTGCGCAGGCGATCGTCGACCGTCACGCCCGTGCTGTCGAACGCGACACCGACCGCTTCGAGATTGAGTCCCTCGAGATTGGGCCTCCGCCCCGCGGCCACCAGCAGGCGATCGACCGCGACGTCATAGTCGCCGCCGTGGCTGGCGACTTGGAGGTGAATGCCGTCGTCCTGCTCCTTCAAGCGAAGTCCACGCCCGCAGCACAGGACCTGCACGCCGTCGCGCTCGAGCTCGGTCCGCACGAGGGCCGCGGCGTCCGGATCCTCGCGCGGCAGAACGCCATGCTCGGCCTCGACCAGGAAGACCTCGGATCCGAAACGGGCGAAAGCCTGGGCTAGCTCGCAGCCGATGGGGCCGGCGCCGATGACGCCCAGGCGACGAGGAAGCTCGGTCAGGGAGAAGACGGTCTCGTTGGTGAGATAGGGGACCTTGTCCAAACCCGGGATCGGTGGCGCCGCGGCCCGGCCTCCGGTCGCGATCACCGCCTTCGCGTAGCGAAGCTCGGTGTTTCCGACAGTGACGACTCCCTTCTCTTCAAAACGCGCCTTGCCCAGGAAGACGTCTATCCCGAGCTCGGTGAACCTGGCCGCCGAGTCGTGGGGGCTGATGTCGGCGCGGAGCCGGCGCATGCGCTCCATCACAGCCGGGAAGTCGACGTCGACTTCTCCGCGAACTCGGATCCCGTACCGAGTGGCGTCTCTGACTTCGGCGGCGCTATGGGCCGATCGAATCAGGGCCTTCGAAGGCACGCAGCCGACATTCAGGCAGTCACCGCCCAGAAGTTTGCGCTCGACAAGTGCCACCCGTGCGCCGAGCCCGGCCGCGCCGGCGGCCGCTACCAGGCCCGCCGTGCCCGCGCCGATGACAACCAGGTTGTAGCGGCCTCGCGGTTCGGGGTTCGACCAGTCTTCGGGCCTGACGTTCGCGGCCAGACGGAGGTTGTGATGGTCGAGGGGCTGGAGTTCTTCGAGGTTGTGGAACTTCATGTGTGCAGGGTACGCCATCGCGGCGAAGGCGAACCGGCCGGAGCCACGGGAGCTCCGGCCGGGGGCTTTGATGGCAATGTGGAATTCGCCGGTCCGACGGCTACTTGTTGTGGGCTTCGAGCAGAATCTCGATATCGACTTCGCCGCCGACGACCATGGTCGCGGCCCAGTTGCCGGTACCGACGCCGAAATCGCCGCGATCGATGGCGGTCGATGCCTTGAAGCTGGCAACTTCTTTAGTGCCGCCCAGCATCTGTTGCATCTGCTCCGGGATCATCTGCTTGCCGAGGAGGGTGATCGGAAGCTCGACCTCACGCGATTGGCCCTTGATCGTCAACGGGCCAGAGGCGATCAGCTGGTTGTCACCTGCTTGGCGGACCGAGGTGCTCTTGAACGTCATGTAGGGGTAGGCCTCGGCCTCGAACCAGTCGGCGGTTCGAAGGTGGTTGTCCCGCTTCTCGTTGCCGGTGTTGACGCTCGCGACCTTGATGCGGGCCTCGACCGTGCTCTGCTCCGGATTCTCGGCGTTGTAGTCGAGGTCGATCTCGTAGTCCTCGAAGCTGCCGGTAACCGGCGTGAAGAAGTGCTTGATCGAGAAGTTGATCTCGGTGTGAGCGGCGTCCGTGCCCCAGTTCGCGTTCTCCGAGGCGGCGGATGCGACCGCATTCGGCGCCAGCGAGGCGACGAGCGCCACTGCGAGAAGCAAGGCCAGAACCGAGCGGTTGCGATAGATGACTCGTGACATTGTGTTGTCTCCCTTCAGTTGTTTACTTTTTCTGTCCGGCTCCAATACCGGATCGCAAGGTGAGTGTCGAAGGGAGACGATTCGTTACACGTTGGGGTCCGTATCGCCGCTCTCGGCTGGTGGTAGCTGTTCCAGAATGGAGTTGCGGAGCCGTTCTCGTGAGTCGGCATCGAGACGGTCTTTGCCCAGAATCCTTCGCGTCGCAATACCGATCGCCTGGATTTGGCGGGCGTAGCGCCGACAATGGCGGCACATCAGGAGATGAAGCTTGATCGACAGGCGCCGGCGCCAATCGGCGGTCGACAACTCATCGGAACCGATGGAGCGGGAAATCTCTTGGCAAGTCGGCATGGCGCTCAGGCGTTCTCCCACTTGGTTTCCAGACATTCTCGGAGCCGATTGCGGGCTCGAAACAGCATGACTCCTATGTTAGTGGCGGAAACCTCGAGAATCTTACAGATCTCCTGGGTCGAGTGTCCTTCGATCTCCCGCAGTACGAATGCCATGCGCTGTCGATCGGGCACTGCCTCGAGGCAGTCGCCAATCTCGCGGTGAGCCTCTTTGGCGAACAGCTCATCCTCCGGGCCTTTTGGCGGCCGGCTCCAGCTTTGGTTGTTGTCAAATCGGCCCTCGAACACCTCGTCGATGTCGTCCAGTCGGCGGTCCTTGGCGAAGCCGCGGCGAGCTTCCTGGAGCTTGCGGTAGAGAATCCCGAAGATCCAGGTACGGACGTGGGAGCGTCCTTCGAATCGATGCGCGGTCTCAATGAACGTGGCGAATGTGTTCTGGGCGACTTCCTCGGCCTGGTGCTGGTTGAGTCCGGCGCCGCGCGCGGCGCGGACGATCTGGTCGAGATAGGCGTCGACGACGGTGGCTAGGGCGTCGCGGTCCCGCTCGCGAATCCGCTCGGGGAGGTCGGGGTCGCCCAGAAGACGAGATTCAGACATTTGGGCTGATCCGATGGATGTGTAAGAAGTGGCAGGACATCTTCACTCACCTCAGGACAAGGGGCCGCCCGGTTCGAGACCGGTCACTTCGAATTGTACGGGCGGCCCTCACCGAGAGATTCTGGACATTCTAAGGGCTCGGGAGTACTCGATGACGCCAACTGAAAAAAATAACCGAACCAGAGGCTCACGCGTGGCTTCGGCAAGAACTCGGATATCGTGCGGAGCGAAACAGCGAAGGAGTGAGAGCAATGCAAGAACTATCAGGCTTGGGCGGCTGGTTTTTATCCTTTCTGCCACTTCTCCTGGCTGCCTTTGCCAGTGGAGCCATCGTCGGCCTCGAGCGCCAACACCATGGGGGCCCGATCGGGATCAG containing:
- a CDS encoding polyisoprenoid-binding protein, with product MSRVIYRNRSVLALLLAVALVASLAPNAVASAASENANWGTDAAHTEINFSIKHFFTPVTGSFEDYEIDLDYNAENPEQSTVEARIKVASVNTGNEKRDNHLRTADWFEAEAYPYMTFKSTSVRQAGDNQLIASGPLTIKGQSREVELPITLLGKQMIPEQMQQMLGGTKEVASFKASTAIDRGDFGVGTGNWAATMVVGGEVDIEILLEAHNK
- a CDS encoding mercuric reductase, which translates into the protein MKFHNLEELQPLDHHNLRLAANVRPEDWSNPEPRGRYNLVVIGAGTAGLVAAAGAAGLGARVALVERKLLGGDCLNVGCVPSKALIRSAHSAAEVRDATRYGIRVRGEVDVDFPAVMERMRRLRADISPHDSAARFTELGIDVFLGKARFEEKGVVTVGNTELRYAKAVIATGGRAAAPPIPGLDKVPYLTNETVFSLTELPRRLGVIGAGPIGCELAQAFARFGSEVFLVEAEHGVLPREDPDAAALVRTELERDGVQVLCCGRGLRLKEQDDGIHLQVASHGGDYDVAVDRLLVAAGRRPNLEGLNLEAVGVAFDSTGVTVDDRLRTTNRRIHAAGDVCSAFKFTHAADAMARIVIQNALFFGRSKVSALKIPWATYTMPEVGHVGLYESEAKERGIAIDTFRVDMSGVDRAILDGDDQGFLKVHVRKGTGRILGATVVARNGGDLISEITLAMVAGKGLDTLARTIHPYPTQAEVIKRAGDAYNRTRLTPRVGRLFEKILAWRR
- a CDS encoding sigma-70 family RNA polymerase sigma factor, which gives rise to MSESRLLGDPDLPERIRERDRDALATVVDAYLDQIVRAARGAGLNQHQAEEVAQNTFATFIETAHRFEGRSHVRTWIFGILYRKLQEARRGFAKDRRLDDIDEVFEGRFDNNQSWSRPPKGPEDELFAKEAHREIGDCLEAVPDRQRMAFVLREIEGHSTQEICKILEVSATNIGVMLFRARNRLRECLETKWENA